A genomic segment from Thamnophis elegans isolate rThaEle1 chromosome 3, rThaEle1.pri, whole genome shotgun sequence encodes:
- the VPS36 gene encoding vacuolar protein-sorting-associated protein 36 isoform X2, with protein sequence MRMLKFETGVLLLSTHRLIWRDQKNHECCMAVPLSQIIFIEEQAAGIGKSAKIVVHLHPVGSNKDPGPFQTSKYSYVKLSFKEHGQIEFFRRLTEEMSQRRWENMPASQTIDVDKASQGGRIRAAGIVGIERKLEERRKEMDKNISEAFEDLSKLMEKAKEMVELSKSIASKIREKQGDITEDETIRFKSYLLSMGIANPVTRETHGSGTHYHMQLAKQLAGILQAPLEERGGIMSLTEVYCLVNRARGLELLSPEDLVNACKMLESLKLPLRLRIFDSGVMVIELLSHNEEEMVASALETVSEKGSLTAEEFAKLVGMSVLLAKERLLLAEKMGQLCRDDSVEGLRFYPNLFLTQS encoded by the exons GAATGCTGTATGGCTGTTCCTCTTTCCCAAATTATCTTCATTGAAGAGCAAGCAGCGGGGATAGGAAAAAG TGCCAAAATAGTTGTACATCTTCATCCAGTAGGTTCCAATAAGGATCCTGGTCCATTCCAGACTAGTAAATACTCATATGTCAAGCTTTCTTTCAAAGAACATGGCCAGATTGAG TTCTTCAGGAGGCTTACGGAAGAAATGTCTCAGCGCAGATGGGAGAACATGCCAGCTTCTCAAACCATAGATGTTGATAAGGCTTCACAG GGTGGAAGAATAAGAGCTGCTGGAATTGTTGGCATTGAGAGGAAactagaagaaagaagaaaagagatggataaaaatatttctgag GCTTTTGAAGACCTCAGCAAGCTGATGGAAAAG GCAAAGGAAATGGTGGAATTGTCCAAATCAATTGCTAGCAAGATTAGAGAAAAGCAGGGTGACATCACTGAAGATGAG ACAATAAGATTCAAATCCTACTTGTTGAGCATGGGCATTGCCAATCCAGTTACCCGGGAAACCCATGGATCTGGCACTCATTACCATATGCAACTGGCAAAACAATTAGCTGGAATTTTACAGGCACCTTTAGAG GAACGGGGAGGAATAATGTCCCTCACAGAAGTTTATTGTCTGGTAAATCGTGCTCGTGGCCTAGAG TTGCTTTCCCCTGAAGATCTAGTAAATGCTTGTAAGATGTTGGAATCGCTAAAGTTACCTCTAAG GTTACGTATATTCGACAGTGGCGTTATGGTAATTGAACTCCTATCACATAACGAAGAAGAAATGGTGGCTTCTGCTTTAGAGACA GTTTCTGAGAAGGGATCTCTTACCGCTGAAGAGTTTGCAAAGCTTGTAGGAATGTCTGTGCTTTTAGCCAAAGAAAG GTTGCTGTTAGCTGAAAAGATGGGTCAGCTTTGCAGAGATGATTCTGTAGAAGGCTTGCGATTCTATCCAAATTTATTTCTTACCCAAAGTTGA
- the VPS36 gene encoding vacuolar protein-sorting-associated protein 36 isoform X3: MAVPLSQIIFIEEQAAGIGKSAKIVVHLHPVGSNKDPGPFQTSKYSYVKLSFKEHGQIEFFRRLTEEMSQRRWENMPASQTIDVDKASQGGRIRAAGIVGIERKLEERRKEMDKNISEAFEDLSKLMEKAKEMVELSKSIASKIREKQGDITEDETIRFKSYLLSMGIANPVTRETHGSGTHYHMQLAKQLAGILQAPLEERGGIMSLTEVYCLVNRARGLELLSPEDLVNACKMLESLKLPLRLRIFDSGVMVIELLSHNEEEMVASALETVSEKGSLTAEEFAKLVGMSVLLAKERLLLAEKMGQLCRDDSVEGLRFYPNLFLTQS, translated from the exons ATGGCTGTTCCTCTTTCCCAAATTATCTTCATTGAAGAGCAAGCAGCGGGGATAGGAAAAAG TGCCAAAATAGTTGTACATCTTCATCCAGTAGGTTCCAATAAGGATCCTGGTCCATTCCAGACTAGTAAATACTCATATGTCAAGCTTTCTTTCAAAGAACATGGCCAGATTGAG TTCTTCAGGAGGCTTACGGAAGAAATGTCTCAGCGCAGATGGGAGAACATGCCAGCTTCTCAAACCATAGATGTTGATAAGGCTTCACAG GGTGGAAGAATAAGAGCTGCTGGAATTGTTGGCATTGAGAGGAAactagaagaaagaagaaaagagatggataaaaatatttctgag GCTTTTGAAGACCTCAGCAAGCTGATGGAAAAG GCAAAGGAAATGGTGGAATTGTCCAAATCAATTGCTAGCAAGATTAGAGAAAAGCAGGGTGACATCACTGAAGATGAG ACAATAAGATTCAAATCCTACTTGTTGAGCATGGGCATTGCCAATCCAGTTACCCGGGAAACCCATGGATCTGGCACTCATTACCATATGCAACTGGCAAAACAATTAGCTGGAATTTTACAGGCACCTTTAGAG GAACGGGGAGGAATAATGTCCCTCACAGAAGTTTATTGTCTGGTAAATCGTGCTCGTGGCCTAGAG TTGCTTTCCCCTGAAGATCTAGTAAATGCTTGTAAGATGTTGGAATCGCTAAAGTTACCTCTAAG GTTACGTATATTCGACAGTGGCGTTATGGTAATTGAACTCCTATCACATAACGAAGAAGAAATGGTGGCTTCTGCTTTAGAGACA GTTTCTGAGAAGGGATCTCTTACCGCTGAAGAGTTTGCAAAGCTTGTAGGAATGTCTGTGCTTTTAGCCAAAGAAAG GTTGCTGTTAGCTGAAAAGATGGGTCAGCTTTGCAGAGATGATTCTGTAGAAGGCTTGCGATTCTATCCAAATTTATTTCTTACCCAAAGTTGA